From Actinosynnema mirum DSM 43827, a single genomic window includes:
- a CDS encoding SagB/ThcOx family dehydrogenase, with translation MRLRRAHSLTCYWHEDEFVVHPYLGGTPTALHPVAAEVLSAFDSWVEAAKATEELDHLTPDTVAEAVEALREAGALLVEDSDEAERDELAARTWETWAPEAPFFHYGTQIDAERLPADREQAREQARNDTADAAGPQHRVFTEYPEAERVLLPRVPAELDVPLGRALYARRTVRDFTGDPVPLATLAALLVTTFGPTDFIDSGRSALFRRTSPAGGSRQELDAYVGVLAVEGLSPGFYHYNLREHSLELVSPGLTRDEMTHLGTDQPWVGSVAFTVVLASVIDRMSSKYELPRSYRVSLLNAGHLGQTFALTATALGLGPLQTGAFYDEALARRIGLDNIGSIPVYLLGAGYAADEQPYAAPLAGLEAFRRTRLT, from the coding sequence ATGCGCCTGCGCCGCGCCCACAGCCTGACCTGCTACTGGCACGAGGACGAGTTCGTCGTGCACCCCTACCTGGGCGGCACGCCGACCGCGCTGCACCCGGTGGCCGCCGAGGTGCTGTCGGCGTTCGACTCGTGGGTGGAGGCGGCCAAGGCGACCGAGGAGCTGGACCACCTCACGCCCGACACCGTGGCCGAGGCCGTGGAGGCGCTGCGCGAGGCGGGCGCCCTGCTGGTCGAGGACAGCGACGAGGCCGAGCGGGACGAGCTGGCCGCGCGCACCTGGGAGACGTGGGCCCCCGAGGCGCCGTTCTTCCACTACGGCACGCAGATCGACGCGGAGAGGCTGCCCGCCGACCGCGAGCAGGCCAGGGAGCAGGCCAGGAACGACACGGCGGACGCGGCCGGTCCGCAGCACCGGGTGTTCACCGAGTACCCGGAGGCCGAGCGGGTGCTGCTGCCGCGCGTGCCCGCCGAGCTGGACGTGCCGCTGGGCAGGGCGCTGTACGCCCGCCGCACGGTCCGCGACTTCACCGGGGACCCGGTGCCGCTGGCGACGCTGGCCGCGCTGCTGGTGACCACGTTCGGCCCCACCGACTTCATCGACTCCGGCCGCAGCGCCCTGTTCCGCCGCACCAGCCCGGCGGGCGGCTCGCGCCAGGAGCTCGACGCGTACGTGGGGGTGCTGGCCGTGGAGGGCCTGTCCCCCGGCTTCTACCACTACAACCTGCGCGAGCACTCGCTCGAGCTCGTCTCGCCCGGTCTCACCAGGGACGAGATGACGCACCTCGGCACGGACCAGCCGTGGGTGGGCTCGGTCGCGTTCACCGTGGTGCTGGCGTCCGTGATCGACCGGATGAGCAGCAAGTACGAGCTGCCGCGCTCCTACCGGGTGAGCCTGCTCAACGCGGGCCACCTCGGCCAGACATTCGCGCTGACCGCGACCGCGCTGGGGCTGGGCCCGCTGCAGACGGGCGCGTTCTACGACGAGGCGCTCGCGCGCAGGATCGGCCTGGACAACATCGGCAGCATCCCGGTGTACCTGCTGGGCGCGGGCTACGCGGCGGACGAGCAGCCGTACGCGGCGCCGCTCGCGGGCCTGGAGGCGTTCCGGAGGACGCGGCTGACGTGA
- a CDS encoding aldo/keto reductase: MSYLPSSDRYERTPYRRVGRSGLKLPAVSLGLWHNFGDDKGLETQRAILRRAFDLGVTHFDLANNYGPPPGSAERNFGTLFGQDLAAHRDEIIISTKAGYTMWDGPYGDFGSRKYLLSSLDQSLSRMKLDYVDVFYHHRPDPETPIEESMGALDHAVRSGKALYAGISNYSAEQTAEAARVLRELGTPLLIHQPSYSMFNRWSEDGLYDVLAEVGAGSIAYSPLAQGLLTNRYLGGVPEGSRAAGGSPFLKSDAITEEKLAKVRALGAIAEGRGQTLAQLAIAWVLRNATSALVGASSPEQLADNVAAVGNLELSADELAEIEKHL; this comes from the coding sequence ATGTCCTACCTGCCGTCGTCGGACCGGTACGAGCGGACGCCCTACAGGCGCGTCGGCCGCAGCGGGCTCAAGCTGCCCGCCGTGTCGCTCGGCCTGTGGCACAACTTCGGCGACGACAAGGGGTTGGAGACCCAGCGCGCCATCCTGCGCCGGGCCTTCGACCTCGGCGTGACGCACTTCGACCTGGCCAACAACTACGGCCCGCCGCCCGGCTCGGCCGAGCGCAACTTCGGGACGCTGTTCGGCCAGGACCTGGCCGCGCACCGCGACGAGATCATCATCTCCACCAAGGCCGGCTACACCATGTGGGACGGCCCGTACGGCGACTTCGGCTCCCGCAAGTACCTGCTGTCCTCGCTGGACCAGTCGCTCAGCCGGATGAAGCTCGACTACGTCGACGTCTTCTACCACCACCGCCCGGACCCCGAGACCCCCATCGAGGAGTCCATGGGCGCGCTGGACCACGCGGTCCGCTCCGGCAAGGCGCTGTACGCGGGCATCTCCAACTACTCCGCCGAGCAGACCGCCGAGGCCGCGCGGGTGCTGCGCGAGCTGGGCACCCCGCTGCTCATCCACCAGCCCTCGTACTCGATGTTCAACCGGTGGAGCGAGGACGGCCTGTACGACGTGCTCGCCGAGGTCGGCGCGGGCAGCATCGCCTACTCGCCGCTGGCGCAGGGCCTGCTGACCAACCGGTACCTGGGCGGCGTGCCCGAGGGCTCGCGGGCGGCGGGCGGCAGCCCGTTCCTCAAGTCCGACGCGATCACCGAGGAGAAGCTGGCCAAGGTCAGGGCGCTGGGCGCCATCGCCGAGGGCCGGGGCCAGACCCTGGCGCAGCTGGCGATCGCGTGGGTGCTGCGCAACGCCACGTCCGCGCTGGTCGGGGCGAGCAGCCCGGAGCAGCTGGCGGACAACGTGGCCGCGGTGGGGAACCTGGAGCTCTCCGCCGACGAGCTGGCCGAGATCGAGAAGCACCTCTGA
- a CDS encoding LacI family DNA-binding transcriptional regulator, translated as MTGTPGGASTGAVGLVLARPTRLLGVEPFFMEFIAGIEERLAERDLSVLLHVVSAQDAEIAAYRRWAARGLVDAVVVVNRTEDDRRPAVLREVGLPAVLVGEPDGDLPAVRTDDTAPIRAALEHLVAAGHRAIARVTGPAGLLHTQARTTALLAACAEHGVVPAIVEGDYSEESGAKLTAALLELDEPPTAVLYDNDVMAVAGLGAAKERGVEVPGGLSIIAWDDSTLCRLATPALTTMSVDVHRFGELVAESVLELIAGGPVADRWSPAAVLVARESTKASPA; from the coding sequence GTGACCGGAACACCCGGTGGGGCGTCGACCGGCGCGGTCGGCCTGGTGCTCGCCAGGCCGACCCGCCTGCTCGGCGTCGAGCCGTTCTTCATGGAGTTCATCGCGGGCATCGAGGAGCGGCTGGCCGAGCGCGACCTGTCGGTGCTGCTGCACGTCGTGTCCGCCCAGGACGCCGAGATCGCCGCCTACCGCAGGTGGGCGGCGCGCGGGCTGGTGGACGCCGTGGTCGTGGTCAACCGCACCGAGGACGACCGCCGACCCGCCGTGCTGCGCGAGGTCGGCCTGCCCGCCGTGCTGGTCGGCGAGCCCGACGGCGACCTCCCGGCCGTGCGCACCGACGACACCGCCCCGATCCGGGCCGCGCTGGAGCACCTGGTCGCCGCGGGTCACCGGGCCATCGCCCGCGTCACCGGCCCCGCAGGGCTGCTGCACACCCAGGCGCGCACCACCGCGCTGCTGGCGGCCTGCGCCGAGCACGGCGTCGTCCCCGCGATCGTCGAGGGCGACTACTCCGAGGAGTCCGGCGCGAAGCTCACCGCCGCCCTGCTGGAGCTGGACGAGCCGCCCACGGCCGTCCTCTACGACAACGACGTCATGGCCGTCGCCGGCCTGGGCGCGGCCAAGGAGCGCGGCGTCGAGGTGCCCGGCGGGCTGAGCATCATCGCCTGGGACGACTCGACCCTGTGCCGCCTCGCCACACCCGCGCTCACCACGATGAGCGTCGACGTCCACCGGTTCGGCGAGCTCGTCGCCGAGTCGGTGCTGGAGCTGATCGCGGGCGGCCCGGTGGCCGACCGCTGGTCGCCTGCGGCCGTCCTGGTCGCCAGGGAGAGCACGAAAGCCAGCCCCGCATAG
- a CDS encoding glycoside hydrolase family 2 protein, translating to MIRRTVHDGWHLRAVGGPVPEHLADATAPAEVPGSAHLDLLRAGLIPDPYLDRNEAELAWAHRARWRYATVLTSEAARAGEKVELAFDGLDTVATVVLNGHPLGSTANMHRSYRFDVRDVLRDGENDLVVEFDSALEHAERTQAELGERPRAYPHPFNAIRKMACSFGWDWGPDLQTAGIWKPVRLERWTGARLAEVRPLVTVDPDGTGRVEVHIRLDRAGDAPSLLTARVGDHEQRATVDGDTAVLTVLVPDAPLWWPVGYGEQPLLDLEVVAESGDERDTFTRRIGFRTITVDTEPDADGTPFTFVVNGERVFAKGANWIPDDHFLTRVTRDRLARRVDQALAANLNLLRIWGGGIYETEDFYDVCDERGVLVWQDFPFACAAYAEEGELRAEVEAEARENVARLTPHASLALWNGNNENLWGHEDWGWKEQLGELTWGLGYYTDLLPAIVAELDPTRPYSPGSPYSPGEAHPNDQDHATRHEWEVWNRVDYTRYRDHAPRFCAEFGFQGPPTWRTLTDWVHEADGPMTPSSPAFLLHQKADDGNGKLDRGMEPHLPVPESFEDWHWAAQLNQARAVAFGVEHFRSHWPRTAGAVVWQLNDCWPVTSWAAVDGEGREKPLFHALKHAFAPRLLTVQPRDGRTAVVVVNDTAEPWDEDLVVRRISFDGHELATTTLRLGVAARSTSVVQLPESLLSADNREAEVVVATAGGVRALHLFAEDRDAALDPSPLTATAHRVDGGYRVEVTATALARDVALLVDKAAPDARVDDQLVTLLPGERHAFHVTTCADLDPSALTDPRVLRTANALVGR from the coding sequence ATGATCCGCCGAACGGTTCACGACGGGTGGCATTTGCGCGCGGTGGGCGGACCCGTGCCCGAGCACCTCGCGGACGCGACCGCGCCCGCCGAGGTCCCCGGCAGCGCCCACCTGGACCTCCTGCGCGCCGGGCTGATCCCCGACCCGTACCTGGACCGGAACGAGGCGGAGCTGGCCTGGGCGCACCGGGCGCGGTGGCGCTACGCGACGGTCCTCACCTCGGAGGCCGCGCGCGCGGGCGAGAAGGTGGAGCTGGCCTTCGACGGCCTGGACACGGTGGCGACCGTCGTGCTCAACGGGCACCCCCTCGGCTCCACCGCCAACATGCACCGAAGCTACCGCTTCGACGTCCGCGACGTGCTCAGGGACGGCGAGAACGACCTGGTGGTGGAGTTCGACTCCGCCCTGGAGCACGCCGAGCGGACCCAGGCCGAGCTGGGCGAGCGCCCCCGCGCCTACCCGCACCCGTTCAACGCGATCCGCAAGATGGCCTGCTCGTTCGGCTGGGACTGGGGCCCCGACCTGCAGACGGCGGGCATCTGGAAGCCGGTCCGCCTGGAGCGCTGGACCGGCGCCCGGCTCGCCGAGGTCCGACCGCTGGTGACCGTGGACCCGGACGGCACCGGGCGCGTCGAGGTGCACATCCGGCTCGACCGCGCCGGCGACGCCCCGAGCCTGCTCACCGCCCGCGTCGGCGACCACGAGCAGCGCGCCACCGTCGACGGCGACACCGCCGTGCTCACCGTCCTGGTCCCCGACGCCCCGCTGTGGTGGCCGGTCGGCTACGGCGAGCAACCGCTGCTCGACCTGGAGGTCGTCGCCGAGTCGGGCGACGAGCGCGACACCTTCACCCGCCGCATCGGCTTCCGCACCATCACCGTCGACACCGAGCCCGACGCCGACGGCACCCCGTTCACCTTCGTCGTCAACGGCGAGCGGGTCTTCGCCAAGGGCGCCAACTGGATCCCCGACGACCACTTCCTCACCCGCGTCACCCGCGACCGCCTGGCCCGCCGCGTCGACCAGGCCCTCGCCGCCAACCTCAACCTGCTGCGGATCTGGGGCGGCGGGATCTACGAGACCGAGGACTTCTACGACGTCTGCGACGAGCGCGGCGTCCTGGTCTGGCAGGACTTCCCGTTCGCCTGCGCCGCCTACGCCGAGGAGGGCGAGCTGCGCGCCGAGGTCGAGGCCGAGGCCCGCGAGAACGTCGCCCGCCTCACCCCGCACGCCTCCCTCGCGCTGTGGAACGGCAACAACGAGAACCTCTGGGGCCACGAGGACTGGGGCTGGAAGGAGCAGTTGGGCGAGCTGACCTGGGGCCTTGGCTACTACACCGACCTGCTGCCCGCGATCGTCGCCGAGCTCGACCCCACCCGCCCCTACTCGCCAGGCAGCCCGTACAGCCCCGGCGAGGCCCACCCCAACGACCAGGACCACGCCACCCGCCACGAGTGGGAGGTGTGGAACCGCGTCGACTACACCCGCTACCGCGACCACGCGCCCCGCTTCTGCGCCGAGTTCGGCTTCCAGGGCCCGCCCACCTGGCGCACCCTCACCGACTGGGTGCACGAGGCCGACGGTCCCATGACCCCCTCCTCGCCCGCGTTCCTGCTGCACCAGAAGGCCGACGACGGCAACGGCAAGCTCGACCGGGGCATGGAGCCGCACCTGCCGGTCCCCGAGTCCTTCGAGGACTGGCACTGGGCCGCCCAGCTCAACCAGGCCCGCGCCGTCGCGTTCGGCGTCGAGCACTTCCGCTCGCACTGGCCGCGCACGGCGGGCGCGGTCGTGTGGCAGCTCAACGACTGCTGGCCGGTCACCTCCTGGGCCGCCGTCGACGGCGAGGGCCGGGAGAAGCCGCTGTTCCACGCCCTGAAGCACGCGTTCGCGCCCCGGCTGCTGACCGTCCAGCCGCGCGACGGCCGCACCGCCGTCGTCGTGGTCAACGACACCGCCGAGCCCTGGGACGAGGACCTCGTGGTCCGCCGGATCTCGTTCGACGGGCACGAGCTGGCGACGACTACACTGCGGCTCGGGGTCGCCGCCCGCTCCACGTCCGTGGTCCAGCTGCCGGAGTCCCTGCTGTCAGCGGACAACCGGGAGGCCGAGGTCGTGGTAGCCACCGCGGGTGGGGTGCGCGCGCTGCACCTGTTCGCCGAGGACCGCGACGCCGCGCTCGACCCGTCCCCGCTCACCGCCACCGCGCACCGCGTCGACGGCGGCTACCGGGTCGAGGTCACCGCCACCGCGCTCGCCCGCGACGTCGCGCTGCTGGTCGACAAGGCCGCGCCCGACGCGCGCGTGGACGACCAGCTCGTCACGCTGCTCCCCGGCGAGCGGCACGCCTTCCACGTCACCACCTGCGCCGACCTGGACCCGTCCGCGCTGACCGACCCGCGCGTGCTGCGCACGGCCAACGCCCTGGTGGGTCGGTGA
- a CDS encoding alpha-galactosidase, with the protein MADLRHLRAAGVSLVLDLTGGTLPRVLHWGADLGPDPDLESLRLLSLRQPIGNSVDGHVEVSVLPEQSAGWLGTPGLVGHREGADFSVALRVTGVEGSGDGVVVRAVDETAGLGAEVLVELLPSGVVRQRARVTNTGDSVFTVDALNLALPVPAEAVELLDFSGHHLRERAPQRTRFTQGLRVRENRTGRTGYDTAYVLAAGTEGFANRRGEVWAVHTAWSGNHRTFAERTFHAVSLLGSGELLLAGEGRLAPGAVYESPWQYGSYGAAGLDSVSARFHGFLRSRPGHPTSPRPVVVNTWEAVYFDHDLDRLKALADAAAEVGAERFVLDDGWFGSRRDDKRGLGDWYVSDEVWPDGLGPIVSHVTGLGLQFGLWVEPEMINEDSELARAHPDWIMATGGRLPRAARQQQVLDLTKAYDYILERLDSLLSEYDIAYLKWDHNRDLVEAGHQPGGQAGVRAQTLAVYRLLDELRARHPGVEIESCSSGGGRIDLEILQRTDRVWTSDCIDALERQRIQRWTNLLIPLELMGSHVGDGRSHTTDRLHKLDFRAGTALFGHFGIESDLTRVSAEDRARLTEWVGLYKSLRGLLHTGVSVHGDHPDPAIEVHGVVAGDGSDAVYAVVAHGTSEIYPTGAVRLPGLAADREYHVRPLAPGDVPDGNAHHWGNPLPWWTPEGVRVGGRALEVMGVQAPVLYPERLVLIRATAV; encoded by the coding sequence GTGGCGGACCTGAGGCACCTGCGCGCCGCGGGCGTGAGCCTGGTGCTCGACCTGACCGGAGGGACCCTCCCCCGCGTGCTGCACTGGGGCGCGGACCTGGGGCCCGACCCCGACCTGGAGTCGCTGCGGCTGCTGTCGCTGCGCCAGCCCATCGGCAACTCGGTGGACGGGCACGTGGAGGTGTCCGTGCTGCCCGAGCAGTCGGCGGGCTGGCTCGGCACCCCCGGCCTCGTCGGGCACCGGGAGGGCGCGGACTTCTCGGTGGCGCTCCGGGTGACCGGGGTGGAGGGCTCCGGGGACGGCGTGGTCGTGCGCGCCGTCGACGAGACCGCCGGGCTGGGCGCGGAGGTGCTCGTCGAACTGCTGCCGTCCGGCGTGGTGCGGCAGCGCGCGCGGGTGACGAACACCGGCGACTCGGTGTTCACCGTGGACGCGCTGAACCTGGCGCTGCCGGTGCCCGCCGAGGCGGTGGAGCTGCTCGACTTCAGCGGCCACCACCTGCGCGAGCGGGCCCCGCAGCGGACCCGGTTCACCCAGGGCCTGCGGGTGCGGGAGAACCGGACCGGGCGCACCGGCTACGACACGGCGTACGTGCTGGCGGCGGGCACCGAGGGCTTCGCGAACCGGCGCGGCGAGGTGTGGGCGGTGCACACGGCCTGGTCGGGCAACCACCGGACGTTCGCCGAGCGCACGTTCCACGCGGTGTCCCTGCTCGGGTCCGGCGAGCTGCTGCTCGCGGGCGAGGGGCGGCTGGCGCCGGGTGCGGTGTACGAGTCGCCGTGGCAGTACGGCTCGTACGGCGCGGCCGGGCTGGACTCGGTGTCGGCGCGGTTCCACGGGTTCCTGCGCTCGCGCCCCGGCCACCCGACCTCGCCCCGGCCGGTCGTGGTGAACACGTGGGAGGCGGTGTACTTCGACCACGACCTGGACCGGCTGAAGGCGCTGGCGGACGCGGCGGCGGAGGTCGGCGCGGAGCGGTTCGTGCTGGACGACGGCTGGTTCGGGTCGCGGCGCGACGACAAGCGCGGGCTCGGCGACTGGTACGTGTCGGACGAGGTGTGGCCGGACGGGCTCGGGCCGATCGTCTCGCACGTGACCGGGCTGGGGTTGCAGTTCGGGCTGTGGGTCGAGCCGGAGATGATCAACGAGGACTCCGAGCTGGCGCGGGCCCACCCGGACTGGATCATGGCCACCGGCGGGCGGTTGCCGCGCGCGGCGCGCCAGCAGCAGGTGCTGGACCTGACCAAGGCGTACGACTACATCCTGGAGCGGTTGGACTCGCTGCTGAGCGAGTACGACATCGCGTACCTCAAGTGGGACCACAACCGGGACCTCGTGGAGGCCGGGCACCAGCCTGGCGGTCAAGCCGGGGTGCGGGCGCAGACGCTGGCCGTGTACCGGCTGCTGGACGAGCTGCGGGCGCGGCACCCCGGGGTGGAGATCGAGTCGTGCTCGTCGGGCGGCGGGCGGATCGACCTGGAGATCCTGCAGCGCACGGACCGGGTGTGGACGTCGGACTGCATCGACGCGCTGGAGCGGCAGCGCATCCAGCGGTGGACGAACCTGCTGATCCCGCTGGAGCTGATGGGCTCGCACGTGGGTGACGGGCGCTCGCACACGACGGACCGGCTGCACAAGCTGGACTTCCGGGCGGGGACGGCGCTGTTCGGGCACTTCGGGATCGAGTCGGACCTGACGCGGGTGTCGGCGGAGGACCGGGCGCGGTTGACGGAGTGGGTGGGGCTGTACAAGTCGCTGCGGGGGCTGCTGCACACCGGGGTGTCGGTGCACGGGGACCACCCGGACCCGGCGATCGAGGTGCACGGGGTCGTGGCGGGCGATGGGTCGGACGCGGTGTACGCGGTGGTGGCGCACGGGACGTCGGAGATCTACCCGACGGGGGCGGTGCGGTTGCCGGGGTTGGCGGCGGACCGGGAGTACCACGTGCGGCCGTTGGCGCCGGGGGACGTGCCGGACGGGAACGCGCACCACTGGGGGAACCCCCTGCCTTGGTGGACCCCGGAGGGGGTTCGGGTTGGGGGGCGGGCGCTGGAGGTCATGGGGGTGCAGGCTCCGGTGCTCTATCCGGAGCGGTTGGTGTTGATCCGGGCCACGGCGGTGTGA
- a CDS encoding VOC family protein codes for MYAIFVDVPAEHAGPAARFWASALGGRVRPVAGEEQFTAIDGAVDGIALDVQAVDDEARYHVDVETDDVAAEVLRLTGLGAVEVSVWEGCHVLRAPGGQLLCVVPVQSAAEVFTASARVWE; via the coding sequence TTGTACGCGATCTTCGTCGACGTGCCCGCCGAGCACGCGGGGCCCGCGGCTCGGTTCTGGGCCTCCGCGCTCGGTGGGCGGGTCAGGCCGGTTGCCGGGGAGGAGCAGTTCACGGCCATCGACGGGGCCGTGGACGGGATCGCGTTGGACGTCCAAGCGGTCGACGACGAGGCCCGCTACCACGTCGACGTCGAGACGGACGACGTCGCGGCCGAGGTGCTCCGGTTGACCGGGCTCGGGGCCGTGGAGGTGTCCGTGTGGGAGGGGTGCCACGTGTTGCGGGCGCCCGGCGGGCAGCTGCTGTGCGTGGTTCCGGTGCAGAGCGCGGCCGAGGTGTTCACCGCGTCGGCCCGCGTGTGGGAGTGA
- a CDS encoding ABC transporter ATP-binding protein, whose protein sequence is MTTLQARELVKDFTVRSGWRRDRLRAVDRVSFELTPGRTVALVGESGSGKSTIARMIARLERPTSGGIVVEADGGARVPDREYRDHVQMVFQDPFASLNPFHTVEHHLVRPLRLHGLPSGPEQVRALLDRVSLPGELASRRPHELSGGQRQRVAIARALAPGAKVVVADEPVSMLDVSIRLGVLNLLARLQREESLAVLYITHDLATARHFSDDILVLYKGRVVERGPADDVILSPRHPYTKLLAEAAPNPEARGRVFTVDQAEVERAGRAAAYDHVTGEWEEVA, encoded by the coding sequence GTGACCACGTTGCAGGCGCGGGAGCTGGTGAAGGACTTCACCGTGCGCTCGGGGTGGCGGCGCGACCGGTTGCGGGCGGTGGACCGGGTGTCGTTCGAGCTGACGCCGGGGCGCACGGTCGCGCTGGTGGGCGAGTCCGGGTCGGGGAAGTCGACGATCGCGCGGATGATCGCGCGGCTGGAGCGGCCGACGTCCGGCGGGATCGTGGTGGAGGCGGACGGCGGCGCGCGCGTGCCGGACCGGGAGTACCGGGACCACGTGCAGATGGTGTTCCAGGACCCGTTCGCCTCGCTGAACCCGTTCCACACCGTCGAGCACCACCTGGTCCGGCCGCTGCGGCTGCACGGCCTGCCGTCCGGGCCGGAGCAGGTGCGGGCGCTGCTGGACCGGGTGAGCCTGCCCGGCGAGCTGGCGTCGCGGCGCCCGCACGAGCTGTCCGGCGGGCAGCGGCAGCGGGTGGCGATCGCGCGGGCGCTGGCGCCGGGGGCGAAGGTGGTGGTGGCGGACGAGCCGGTGTCGATGCTGGACGTGTCGATCCGGTTGGGCGTGCTGAACCTGCTGGCGCGGTTGCAGCGCGAGGAGTCGCTGGCGGTCCTGTACATCACCCACGACCTGGCGACCGCACGGCACTTCTCGGACGACATTTTGGTGCTGTACAAGGGGAGGGTGGTGGAGCGGGGGCCCGCGGACGACGTGATCCTGAGCCCCAGGCACCCGTACACGAAGCTGCTGGCGGAGGCGGCCCCGAACCCGGAGGCGCGGGGGAGGGTGTTCACCGTCGACCAGGCGGAGGTGGAGCGCGCGGGCAGGGCGGCGGCCTACGACCACGTGACGGGGGAGTGGGAGGAAGTCGCCTAG
- a CDS encoding dipeptide/oligopeptide/nickel ABC transporter permease/ATP-binding protein codes for MTTLAPVPAAEPAVRAGWRSMLPRWSPKLAVGLGLIGAIALFALLGPLLTGDPATIRDIGLTPPGGEHLLGTTQTGQDVLAQLAHATGGSLKLGLTVGVLATLLSALFGIVGTYVGGVVDESFSLFSNVMLVIPTLPLVIVISAFVPAEQRGAWTIALVLAITGWAASARVLRAQTLSVRTRDYVAAARVAGEKPWRVIAVEILPNLLPLLASQFVYTVISAILNEAGLSFLGLGASNSSTLGTMLYYAQNGFALQREAWWWFVPPGLLIALFGCGLALVNFSIDEIINPKLRDVPLRVKEPERAAAPVPRADEDAVLTVEGLSVEYRTERPVRAVRDVSLTLRRGEILGLAGESGCGKTTLAYAVSRLHRPPAEITGGTVTFHGERDEDVLALRPEELRAFRWSELSMVFQGAMNALNPVTTVHAQLDDVLTTHRPGMAKAERRARCAEVLGLVGVDPARLDSYPHELSGGMRQRVVIAMALLLNPQIMVMDEPTTALDVVVQRGILREILRLRDEIGFAVLLITHDLPLLLEVADRIAVMKDGEVVELADAERMRLRPEHPYTRQLLDSFPSLTGERGSFVRSGGSSA; via the coding sequence ATGACCACCCTCGCTCCCGTGCCCGCCGCCGAACCGGCGGTGCGCGCGGGCTGGCGCTCGATGCTGCCGCGCTGGTCGCCGAAGCTGGCGGTCGGACTCGGCCTGATCGGGGCCATCGCGCTGTTCGCGCTGCTCGGGCCGCTGCTCACCGGCGACCCGGCCACCATCCGCGACATCGGCCTCACCCCGCCCGGCGGCGAGCACTTGCTGGGCACCACCCAGACCGGCCAGGACGTGCTCGCCCAGCTCGCCCACGCCACCGGCGGCTCGCTCAAGCTCGGGCTGACCGTCGGGGTGCTGGCCACGCTGCTGTCCGCGCTGTTCGGCATCGTCGGCACCTACGTCGGCGGTGTGGTGGACGAATCGTTCTCGTTGTTCTCCAACGTGATGCTGGTGATCCCGACGCTGCCCCTGGTGATCGTGATCTCCGCGTTCGTGCCCGCCGAGCAGCGCGGCGCGTGGACCATCGCCCTGGTGCTGGCCATCACCGGCTGGGCGGCGTCGGCGCGGGTGCTGCGCGCGCAGACGCTGTCCGTGCGCACCAGGGACTACGTGGCGGCGGCGCGCGTCGCGGGGGAGAAGCCGTGGCGGGTCATCGCCGTGGAGATCCTCCCGAACCTGCTGCCGCTGCTGGCCTCGCAGTTCGTGTACACGGTCATCTCGGCGATCCTCAACGAGGCCGGGCTGTCGTTCCTCGGGCTGGGCGCGTCCAACTCGTCCACCCTGGGCACGATGCTCTACTACGCGCAGAACGGCTTCGCGCTCCAGCGGGAGGCCTGGTGGTGGTTCGTGCCGCCGGGGCTGCTCATCGCGCTGTTCGGCTGCGGGCTCGCGCTGGTGAACTTCAGCATCGACGAGATCATCAACCCGAAGCTGCGCGACGTGCCGCTGCGGGTCAAGGAGCCCGAGCGCGCCGCCGCGCCCGTGCCGCGCGCCGACGAGGACGCGGTGCTGACCGTGGAGGGGCTGTCGGTCGAGTACCGGACCGAGCGGCCGGTGCGGGCGGTGCGGGACGTGTCGCTGACCCTGCGGCGCGGCGAGATCCTGGGACTGGCCGGGGAGTCCGGCTGCGGCAAGACCACGCTCGCGTACGCGGTGAGCAGGCTGCACCGGCCGCCCGCCGAGATCACCGGCGGGACGGTCACGTTCCACGGCGAGCGCGACGAGGACGTGCTGGCGCTGAGGCCGGAGGAGCTGCGGGCGTTCCGCTGGTCCGAGCTGTCGATGGTGTTCCAGGGCGCGATGAACGCGCTGAACCCGGTGACGACGGTCCACGCGCAGCTCGACGACGTGCTCACCACCCACCGGCCCGGCATGGCCAAGGCCGAGCGGCGGGCCAGGTGCGCGGAGGTGCTGGGCCTGGTCGGCGTCGACCCGGCGCGGCTCGACTCGTACCCGCACGAGCTGTCCGGCGGGATGCGGCAGCGCGTGGTGATCGCCATGGCGCTGCTGCTGAACCCGCAGATCATGGTGATGGACGAGCCGACGACGGCGCTGGACGTCGTGGTGCAGCGGGGCATCCTGCGGGAGATCCTGCGGCTGCGCGACGAGATCGGCTTCGCGGTCCTGCTCATCACCCACGACCTTCCGCTGCTGCTGGAGGTCGCGGACCGGATCGCGGTGATGAAGGACGGCGAGGTGGTGGAGCTGGCCGACGCGGAGCGGATGCGCCTGCGGCCGGAGCACCCGTACACCAGGCAGCTGCTCGACTCGTTCCCCAGCCTGACCGGGGAGCGCGGTTCGTTCGTGCGGAGCGGGGGGAGTTCGGCGTGA